A region of Paenibacillus thiaminolyticus DNA encodes the following proteins:
- a CDS encoding cation-translocating P-type ATPase, whose product MKWMERTLEDIFKTLRTNRENGLSSKQAAEMLEQKGYNEFEEEKKESIWAKLLHQLTEVTTLILIVAAIISTYLAVTEGHDYAEPIVIIAIVVLNAVLGIRQELSAEKALDALKNMNAPLAKVVRDGMLQPISAKELVPGDIIVVEAGDMVPADARIIEGSNLLVEESALTGESVPSEKNANAEVKESAPLGDRVNMLFSGCLVTNGRGRAVVVATGMETEMGKIASLLNNTKKSKTPLQNRLMELGKKLSVVAVASGALVFFIGLMYGETMMEMLMTAVSLAVAAVPETLPVIVTITLAFGIQNMVKKNAIIRRIPAVEALGSASVICSDKTGTLTQNKMTIQQIWAVSHEPKGAGAEFNETENDLLVMFSLASNASIEEKDGEETVIGDPTESAIIRLMLNKGMTKAELEAKYPRVHELPFDSSRKLMTTVHRTPDGYISITKGAFDRIPLDPNAACTIQHQAQANHVHDQFAEQALRVLALGYKHYDELPEKLDAEELEQGLRFAGLVGMIDPPRPESKAAVQAAKDAGIKTVMITGDHMATASAIAREIGILEEGDLAISGEELARMSDEELTHKVKDIAVYGRVSPEDKIRIVQAWQANDAVVAMTGDGVNDAPALKAADVGTAMGITGTDVAKSASDMVLTDDNFATIVDAVGEGRRVYENIRKTIYFLLSCNFSEIMIMIIAILLGWGAPVIAIQLLLINVVADGIPGFCLSREKMEPDAMKQKPIAKNAGIFSNGLGKKIAYQAIVYTILTLIGFYVGNFVQISDQIGPSYEVGQTMAFIILGWSSVVHIFNVRSNTLSIFTIGFMSNRPLFWCAMLSLAIVFGVAVIPALMDIFHLVPLSLAHWVLVTVLSVIPLAVVELVKLQKRAQLRAQG is encoded by the coding sequence ATGAAATGGATGGAGAGAACACTGGAAGATATCTTTAAGACGCTTCGAACAAATAGAGAGAACGGACTCAGCAGTAAGCAAGCAGCGGAGATGCTGGAGCAAAAGGGCTACAATGAGTTCGAAGAAGAGAAGAAAGAGAGCATCTGGGCGAAGCTCCTGCATCAGTTAACAGAGGTTACGACATTAATCTTGATTGTCGCCGCCATCATTTCCACTTATCTTGCGGTGACAGAGGGGCATGACTATGCGGAGCCGATCGTTATCATCGCCATTGTCGTTCTGAATGCGGTGCTCGGCATCCGTCAGGAGCTTAGCGCGGAAAAAGCGCTCGACGCTCTTAAAAATATGAATGCTCCACTGGCCAAGGTTGTGCGTGATGGAATGCTGCAGCCAATCAGTGCGAAAGAACTCGTGCCTGGTGATATTATCGTGGTCGAAGCTGGAGATATGGTTCCGGCGGATGCCCGTATTATAGAGGGTTCCAATCTGCTTGTTGAAGAGTCTGCCCTGACGGGCGAGAGTGTGCCTTCGGAGAAAAACGCAAATGCCGAGGTCAAAGAATCCGCTCCGCTCGGAGACCGGGTGAATATGCTCTTCTCCGGCTGTCTGGTCACCAATGGACGCGGCAGAGCGGTTGTCGTAGCTACCGGGATGGAGACGGAGATGGGCAAGATCGCTTCCCTTCTCAACAATACGAAAAAGAGCAAGACTCCGCTTCAAAATCGCCTCATGGAGCTCGGGAAGAAGCTAAGCGTCGTGGCTGTTGCATCTGGTGCGCTTGTCTTCTTCATTGGCCTCATGTATGGCGAGACGATGATGGAAATGCTGATGACCGCCGTATCCTTGGCTGTCGCTGCCGTACCGGAGACACTGCCTGTTATCGTCACCATCACCTTGGCATTCGGCATTCAAAATATGGTGAAGAAAAATGCAATCATTCGCCGTATCCCGGCGGTGGAGGCGCTTGGCAGCGCATCAGTTATCTGTTCCGACAAGACGGGAACACTGACCCAGAATAAGATGACGATTCAGCAGATCTGGGCGGTCTCTCATGAGCCGAAGGGCGCCGGTGCTGAATTCAATGAGACGGAGAACGATCTCCTCGTCATGTTCAGCCTGGCAAGCAACGCATCCATCGAAGAAAAGGATGGAGAAGAGACGGTTATCGGCGATCCGACCGAGTCCGCGATTATTCGTCTCATGCTGAATAAAGGGATGACCAAGGCGGAACTGGAAGCGAAATATCCGCGTGTGCATGAGCTTCCCTTTGATTCTTCCCGGAAGCTGATGACGACGGTGCACCGCACCCCAGATGGCTATATCTCCATTACCAAGGGCGCCTTCGACCGTATTCCGTTGGATCCGAATGCAGCCTGCACGATACAGCATCAAGCGCAGGCGAATCATGTTCACGATCAATTCGCTGAGCAAGCCCTTCGCGTCCTGGCGTTGGGGTACAAGCACTATGATGAGCTGCCTGAGAAGCTCGACGCAGAAGAGTTGGAGCAGGGCCTTCGCTTCGCCGGTCTCGTAGGGATGATTGATCCGCCGCGTCCGGAGAGCAAGGCTGCGGTGCAAGCCGCGAAGGATGCAGGAATTAAGACGGTCATGATCACGGGAGACCATATGGCTACCGCATCGGCCATTGCCCGCGAGATCGGCATTCTCGAAGAGGGCGACCTCGCGATATCGGGTGAAGAGCTTGCGCGCATGTCCGATGAGGAACTCACGCACAAGGTCAAAGATATTGCGGTATATGGCCGGGTATCCCCGGAGGACAAGATTCGTATCGTACAAGCTTGGCAGGCAAATGATGCTGTCGTCGCGATGACTGGTGACGGGGTGAATGACGCTCCTGCCTTGAAGGCGGCGGATGTCGGCACGGCTATGGGCATCACGGGTACCGATGTAGCGAAGAGCGCTTCGGATATGGTATTGACCGACGATAACTTCGCAACGATCGTCGATGCCGTTGGAGAAGGAAGACGCGTCTACGAAAATATACGCAAGACGATCTACTTCCTGCTAAGCTGCAACTTCTCTGAGATCATGATTATGATTATTGCGATTCTGCTCGGATGGGGAGCGCCGGTCATCGCGATTCAATTGCTCTTGATCAACGTCGTCGCTGACGGTATCCCAGGCTTCTGCTTGAGCCGCGAGAAGATGGAGCCTGATGCGATGAAGCAGAAGCCAATCGCGAAGAATGCCGGCATTTTCTCCAATGGCTTGGGCAAGAAGATTGCTTATCAAGCAATAGTTTACACAATTCTGACGTTAATTGGCTTCTATGTAGGGAACTTTGTACAAATCTCTGATCAAATCGGACCTTCCTACGAAGTTGGACAAACGATGGCCTTTATCATCCTGGGCTGGTCCTCTGTCGTTCATATTTTCAATGTGCGCAGCAACACCTTGTCGATCTTCACGATCGGGTTCATGTCCAACCGGCCATTGTTCTGGTGTGCGATGCTGTCACTGGCGATTGTATTCGGCGTAGCCGTGATCCCGGCGCTGATGGACATCTTCCACCTCGTGCCGCTGAGCTTGGCCCACTGGGTTCTGGTTACGGTGCTGTCCGTCATCCCGCTCGCCGTGGTCGAGCTTGTCAAGCTGCAGAAGCGTGCGCAGCTCAGAGCGCAAGGATAG
- a CDS encoding EAL domain-containing protein, whose amino-acid sequence MPLRRTLEIYPVFQPIVDKQLSIIGYESFIRGTDSGKALAKLLSSSHEDMECINAIDLQCKAMALEQYSGHLPLFLNSHPFSSDPLPESLPYHNQYPLIIELTEHTAIQDEQLILSHITRLSAAGIQFAIDDFGFGHISLPFILRLRPKYIKLAKEVVRACEDDSILKFTEKLMHPFQDMGIQIIAEGIETEQQFQRMQRLADGFQGYWISEPKASFL is encoded by the coding sequence ATGCCCCTTAGACGAACGTTGGAGATATATCCGGTATTCCAACCCATTGTTGATAAGCAGCTATCCATTATCGGATACGAGTCGTTCATTCGAGGAACAGATTCCGGGAAGGCATTGGCCAAGCTCCTCTCCAGTTCTCACGAAGACATGGAGTGCATCAACGCCATTGATCTGCAGTGCAAGGCAATGGCCCTCGAACAGTACTCGGGACACCTGCCACTATTTCTCAATTCCCATCCGTTCTCAAGTGACCCGTTACCGGAATCGTTGCCATACCATAACCAGTATCCGCTCATTATTGAATTAACCGAACATACGGCGATCCAAGATGAGCAATTGATATTAAGCCATATAACCCGACTCTCAGCCGCAGGGATTCAGTTTGCCATCGATGATTTTGGATTTGGGCATATATCGCTTCCCTTCATTCTGAGGTTGAGACCCAAGTATATCAAGCTGGCGAAGGAAGTCGTGCGAGCCTGTGAAGACGACAGCATCCTGAAATTCACAGAAAAACTCATGCATCCCTTTCAGGATATGGGGATTCAGATTATCGCAGAAGGTATTGAGACGGAACAGCAATTTCAGCGCATGCAACGGTTGGCAGATGGATTTCAAGGATATTGGATATCGGAGCCGAAGGCTTCATTTTTGTAA
- a CDS encoding L-type lectin-domain containing protein, whose protein sequence is MKMMNTKFPRPELVLLLILCLLLPSFVWLAPVHGEEANANTSVDGIEPDILVALPDNYRSVTDVTYVTYATYNRAMPRNANLPPAKIDLENIFTTPAGSNSSIIDGSIVEITPNAKSKKGGIWSTPNNLMDLTQDFTASMYVYFGNQGTNAADGIAFVMHNDPKGTNALSPNGGGGLGVWAEGKYNGLYNGIQNSLAIEFDTYVNNTSSDSRFDTDSAAGNHVAWNYPGKPSTYVDYQHTVLERARKMIHNDLQYTGTLSNDTWRRFEVKWDAANSQLTYHLEGTNPVVIPIDVQDVFGTNQVYWGFTGSTGGKYAQNRVVFESVPGLVNGKVTETITREDGSVVDQGDFVYKGEELTYTITANYLSGKQNWKNIFGLTTINEHVTYVPNSLTFTDRNGTTPVNDSYWSGQTLAVPLRDMSADYDEQTISFRVKVNSLPLNTPVTEKFTVAGNNYINSSDAVTYVIQASRPPEVKILDEGPILLNAGEDYVVTGTWQDFDNPTGTLHFIINSSLLQKEQLEGGQSSEPVEWRYHLIHQLFRLGENTFEVYATNDDGLISNTASVKIMVGHPPAITLRDTGEEISIDAGADYTISGYWSDLDSDSVDLYYAIDGNEPVIFTSQAANSANKGEEVAYQYAIPAEQLPVGTYPITVYAVDDSGRTSNVEMVTLQVTGKLVFTSAAQNISFEQAKIASQPSLSARNQDWDFRVKDTRGNGSSWRLSATLAEPFTDDRGNELKDALIYVDEHGHEITMEPGIAADVYTNVTQGDQEISIDWEENQGILMKINPYAYAGNYRGLIRWDLVDAP, encoded by the coding sequence ATGAAAATGATGAACACAAAATTTCCTCGTCCTGAGTTGGTGCTGCTGTTAATCTTGTGTTTACTGCTTCCGAGCTTCGTGTGGCTGGCTCCAGTCCATGGGGAAGAAGCAAATGCGAATACTTCCGTCGACGGGATTGAACCAGATATTTTGGTGGCGTTGCCGGATAATTACCGTTCCGTAACGGACGTAACTTATGTGACGTATGCCACCTATAATCGCGCGATGCCTCGCAATGCGAATCTTCCGCCGGCCAAGATTGATTTGGAAAATATATTTACGACGCCAGCAGGCTCGAACAGTTCCATTATTGACGGTTCTATTGTAGAAATTACGCCGAATGCGAAATCGAAAAAGGGTGGAATTTGGTCGACTCCCAACAATTTAATGGATTTAACCCAAGATTTTACGGCGTCCATGTATGTATATTTCGGCAATCAAGGAACGAACGCGGCGGATGGCATTGCGTTTGTCATGCACAATGACCCTAAAGGCACAAACGCGCTGTCCCCTAACGGAGGCGGAGGACTCGGAGTGTGGGCCGAAGGTAAATATAATGGTCTGTACAATGGAATCCAAAATAGTCTGGCGATAGAATTTGATACGTACGTAAACAATACTTCAAGCGATAGCCGGTTTGATACCGATAGTGCCGCCGGGAACCACGTTGCCTGGAACTATCCGGGAAAACCGAGTACTTATGTAGATTATCAGCATACAGTGCTTGAGCGGGCAAGAAAAATGATTCACAATGATCTCCAATATACGGGGACATTATCGAATGATACGTGGCGTAGATTCGAAGTGAAGTGGGATGCGGCGAATAGTCAATTGACATATCATCTGGAAGGAACCAATCCGGTAGTCATTCCGATCGATGTTCAAGATGTGTTCGGGACGAACCAGGTCTATTGGGGATTTACCGGTTCCACCGGAGGTAAATATGCACAGAATCGGGTTGTGTTCGAAAGCGTTCCGGGACTCGTCAATGGCAAAGTCACCGAAACGATAACGAGAGAAGACGGAAGTGTTGTTGACCAAGGCGACTTCGTCTACAAGGGAGAGGAATTAACCTATACAATCACCGCGAACTACCTCTCCGGCAAACAGAACTGGAAAAACATATTCGGGCTGACAACGATTAATGAGCATGTCACCTACGTTCCGAATTCATTAACGTTCACCGATCGCAACGGGACGACACCGGTGAATGATAGTTACTGGTCAGGGCAAACGTTGGCCGTTCCCCTTCGCGATATGAGCGCCGATTATGACGAGCAGACGATTTCTTTTCGGGTTAAAGTGAATAGCTTACCGCTAAACACACCCGTGACCGAAAAATTCACCGTGGCAGGAAACAACTATATAAACAGCAGCGATGCCGTTACTTATGTGATTCAAGCCAGCCGTCCGCCGGAAGTAAAAATACTTGATGAAGGACCTATCCTGTTAAATGCCGGTGAGGACTATGTGGTGACAGGAACCTGGCAAGATTTTGATAATCCCACAGGCACGCTGCATTTCATCATCAATTCTTCACTGCTTCAAAAGGAGCAACTGGAGGGCGGACAATCTTCCGAACCGGTTGAATGGAGATATCACTTGATCCATCAACTATTCCGGCTTGGCGAAAATACGTTTGAAGTCTATGCAACGAATGATGACGGCCTGATTTCCAATACAGCTTCGGTCAAGATTATGGTTGGACATCCGCCCGCGATAACGTTGCGGGATACAGGCGAGGAAATTTCCATTGATGCCGGCGCTGACTATACCATAAGCGGATATTGGAGCGACCTGGATAGTGACTCCGTTGATTTATACTATGCCATCGACGGGAATGAACCGGTAATTTTCACTTCACAAGCGGCCAATTCCGCTAACAAAGGGGAAGAAGTCGCTTATCAATACGCGATTCCGGCAGAACAATTGCCAGTGGGCACGTATCCAATTACAGTCTATGCCGTAGATGATTCGGGCCGGACATCTAATGTGGAAATGGTAACGCTACAGGTTACGGGGAAATTGGTTTTTACTAGTGCTGCACAAAATATAAGCTTTGAACAAGCAAAAATAGCAAGCCAACCTTCCTTGTCCGCACGAAATCAGGATTGGGATTTTCGCGTGAAAGATACCCGCGGTAATGGAAGTTCGTGGCGGCTCTCGGCGACGTTGGCCGAACCATTTACCGATGACCGGGGGAATGAGTTGAAGGATGCATTGATATATGTTGACGAGCATGGACATGAAATAACGATGGAACCGGGAATTGCTGCGGATGTCTACACCAATGTTACCCAGGGCGATCAAGAGATATCCATTGACTGGGAAGAGAACCAAGGCATTTTAATGAAAATCAATCCCTATGCTTATGCGGGAAATTATAGGGGACTGATTCGTTGGGATTTAGTGGATGCCCCTTAG
- a CDS encoding DUF916 and DUF3324 domain-containing protein, giving the protein MKKGLWMLIASLWIGLGLVTSSDMVFAGSMNYSVKANIPENQINKNLTYFDLKMSPGSKQTISLTVKNGSTEPIELMIEPNTAITNQNGVIDYSKHEYEKDSSLKYAFSDLITPKQKVTLHGNETKEVPFTIQMPEESYDGVILGGFYIYKMSQADEIEENANVQLKNEFSYVIGVKLTETENTVQPELELNEVQAGLMNYRPVVTANLQNIKSVIVSDLEVGARITKEGQKETLYETKKSQMSMAPNSNFDFPIRWEGRRLEPGKYHLYLTATDGNQTWEFDNMFEIKSEEAKVINESAVAVAGETAVNHNNTMIFLGMGVIIAALVIIIVLLLKKKREETNENDEHKISSS; this is encoded by the coding sequence ATGAAAAAAGGTTTATGGATGCTGATAGCTTCATTATGGATTGGACTGGGACTCGTCACTAGCTCTGATATGGTCTTTGCCGGATCGATGAATTACTCGGTTAAAGCGAATATCCCCGAAAATCAAATCAATAAAAATCTTACCTATTTCGACTTGAAAATGAGCCCCGGTTCAAAACAAACGATATCGTTAACCGTCAAGAACGGCTCGACCGAACCAATCGAGTTAATGATTGAACCCAATACCGCGATAACGAATCAAAATGGCGTGATTGATTATAGCAAACATGAATATGAAAAAGACAGTTCATTGAAGTATGCATTTTCTGATTTGATTACTCCCAAACAGAAAGTAACGTTACATGGAAATGAAACCAAGGAAGTGCCGTTTACGATTCAAATGCCCGAAGAGTCGTACGATGGAGTCATTTTAGGCGGGTTCTATATCTATAAAATGAGTCAAGCTGATGAAATCGAAGAAAATGCTAATGTTCAATTAAAAAATGAATTTTCTTACGTGATTGGCGTGAAATTAACCGAGACGGAAAATACGGTACAGCCGGAGCTAGAGCTAAATGAAGTTCAGGCAGGCTTAATGAACTATCGTCCGGTAGTTACCGCCAATCTGCAAAATATTAAATCCGTTATCGTAAGCGATTTGGAAGTGGGCGCCAGAATTACAAAGGAAGGCCAAAAAGAAACGCTATACGAAACGAAAAAAAGCCAAATGTCGATGGCCCCGAATTCTAATTTTGATTTTCCGATTCGTTGGGAGGGCCGGCGGCTTGAACCCGGGAAATATCATTTATATCTAACGGCTACGGACGGCAACCAAACGTGGGAATTCGATAACATGTTCGAAATTAAATCCGAAGAAGCGAAGGTAATCAACGAATCCGCCGTTGCAGTCGCCGGAGAAACCGCCGTTAATCATAACAATACGATGATTTTCCTCGGAATGGGCGTGATCATTGCAGCGCTCGTTATCATTATCGTGCTGCTGCTTAAGAAAAAAAGAGAGGAAACGAATGAAAATGATGAACACAAAATTTCCTCGTCCTGA
- a CDS encoding WxL domain-containing protein, which translates to MKVLRILALGIILAGTMPLSYTVEAADSSTASSTSSIRFTADEGPTNPVDPDDPDNPNPGEPIDPEDPGNGGTGNSGALTLDYVTNFQFGTQTIGSGTMSYHAQNKSPFVQVSDKRGTGEGWTLKATASEFQSEDGKLLAGAVLSLRNGQVKSQSGNVSSPPAAHDVVFDNKDAQLVMVAKEGGGRGTWISVFPGTNVQLQVLAGSADALADYSAVITWELSNAPS; encoded by the coding sequence ATGAAGGTACTTAGAATACTGGCACTGGGGATCATTCTGGCCGGGACGATGCCGTTAAGCTATACGGTCGAAGCGGCAGACAGCAGTACCGCCTCTTCCACCAGTTCGATTCGTTTTACGGCGGATGAGGGACCGACGAACCCGGTCGATCCGGACGATCCGGACAATCCCAATCCAGGCGAACCTATTGATCCCGAAGATCCGGGCAATGGAGGCACGGGAAACAGCGGCGCATTGACGCTTGACTATGTCACCAATTTTCAATTCGGAACGCAGACAATCGGAAGCGGGACCATGTCGTATCACGCCCAAAATAAAAGTCCGTTCGTCCAAGTGTCGGACAAGCGCGGTACTGGCGAAGGATGGACGCTCAAAGCAACGGCTTCCGAATTCCAAAGCGAAGATGGAAAATTGCTGGCAGGCGCCGTATTATCATTGCGCAACGGACAAGTCAAATCTCAGTCCGGCAATGTGTCTTCTCCTCCAGCAGCCCATGATGTGGTCTTCGATAATAAGGATGCGCAATTGGTGATGGTTGCGAAGGAGGGCGGCGGCCGCGGGACCTGGATTAGCGTGTTCCCGGGAACCAATGTCCAGCTTCAGGTGTTGGCGGGTTCGGCGGATGCCCTTGCCGATTACAGTGCCGTAATTACGTGGGAATTGTCTAACGCGCCAAGTTAA
- a CDS encoding WxL domain-containing protein: MMTKKGVKKGFLLFAAILLFVTPAAVSAEEASSSTATSQGSITITSEDTVTPPIEPSEPGGETGNEGTLTIDNVSPLLFASHTLSGGDVNYTTTTKNPNVQVTDIRGTGAGWTLQVSATPFKDKTDNTKVLKGAIVTLPVGMLITSQDNVSTAPTAKQVQLSTDSDVTAPQNLMVAKADTGLGTWVDKFDASEVTIQVPAGNLTGDYVSTLYWSLLDAPQ, from the coding sequence ATGATGACTAAAAAAGGTGTAAAGAAAGGTTTCTTATTATTCGCAGCGATTCTGTTATTCGTGACTCCTGCAGCGGTAAGCGCGGAAGAAGCGTCAAGCTCCACCGCCACTTCTCAAGGCAGCATTACGATAACGTCAGAAGACACGGTAACGCCGCCGATCGAGCCAAGTGAACCGGGCGGGGAAACAGGGAATGAAGGGACACTAACGATCGACAATGTCTCGCCGCTCCTTTTTGCTTCCCATACACTGTCAGGCGGAGATGTAAATTACACAACAACAACGAAAAATCCAAACGTTCAAGTCACGGATATTCGCGGTACAGGAGCGGGTTGGACATTGCAAGTATCGGCTACTCCGTTCAAAGATAAGACGGACAACACCAAAGTCCTGAAAGGAGCCATTGTAACGCTTCCGGTTGGTATGCTAATAACATCGCAAGATAATGTATCCACAGCTCCAACAGCAAAACAAGTGCAATTGAGCACCGATTCAGATGTAACTGCTCCACAGAACTTGATGGTAGCAAAAGCAGACACGGGCTTGGGAACATGGGTCGATAAATTCGACGCCAGCGAAGTGACGATTCAGGTTCCTGCCGGTAACTTGACCGGTGATTATGTATCTACATTGTACTGGAGCCTGCTGGACGCGCCGCAATAA
- a CDS encoding BglG family transcription antiterminator: MKTPNRLIKLCQYLVDHAEWVTTQELAVKMDCSAKTVRKDLELLKSLLPENWFIISQRGKGVCLQRPDNSSDVYLEHMINQTDKMQNLMSFLIQNDSGCSLVEVSRALFYSVSTVSKLLKLVRKELKKYYLRLDMKPLKINGDEFHLRQFYYDYYVRKNRTDWIQTQSLDSMYSFMKRIENEGEFSFSDNTYIQLPIMLSVWQSRMAKKKYITEFVYPDLLAELGETIDWLLPLIEGYLESLHITYPPHELYYGAALILGASRITHNHSRRIIVDHQWDTVAKSIRYIEEQTRLPFSQDHILVQQIHEYCLSARVRWVTRVHSYVNLHKEVIKSRKPVLYHSIQEAVQLYSKYADSIREDDIADFTMYFVASRKGHHLQLKEKTILLYMSDPGVMRYAMLKLLDHLQGQIKIVTTNQAQEMAHLVAHQYVDVIVTTYKHNEALLTNEVPVIQVSPLLSNYEINMIKDTLQL, translated from the coding sequence ATGAAAACTCCAAACAGATTAATCAAATTATGCCAATATTTAGTAGATCATGCAGAGTGGGTCACGACTCAAGAATTAGCGGTGAAAATGGATTGCTCTGCCAAAACGGTTAGGAAAGATCTGGAACTTCTGAAATCTTTGCTGCCGGAGAATTGGTTTATCATAAGCCAAAGAGGTAAGGGCGTTTGTCTGCAGCGGCCCGACAATTCCTCGGATGTATATCTTGAACATATGATCAATCAAACAGATAAGATGCAAAATTTGATGAGTTTCTTGATTCAGAATGATTCAGGCTGTTCTTTGGTCGAAGTCAGCCGCGCGCTATTTTATAGCGTAAGCACAGTCAGCAAATTATTAAAGTTGGTAAGGAAAGAGCTGAAAAAATACTATCTGCGGTTAGACATGAAGCCGCTTAAAATCAACGGAGATGAATTTCATTTACGTCAATTTTATTATGATTATTACGTACGTAAAAACAGAACGGACTGGATTCAAACTCAATCTTTGGATTCCATGTATTCTTTTATGAAAAGGATTGAAAATGAAGGCGAGTTTTCTTTTTCAGATAATACGTATATACAACTCCCGATCATGTTGTCGGTCTGGCAGAGCCGGATGGCCAAAAAAAAGTATATCACTGAATTTGTTTATCCTGATCTTCTTGCTGAATTGGGCGAAACCATTGACTGGCTTCTTCCGCTTATCGAGGGGTATCTGGAGTCATTGCACATTACGTATCCCCCTCATGAACTGTATTATGGCGCAGCGCTGATCCTGGGGGCTTCCAGAATTACACATAATCATTCAAGAAGAATCATTGTGGATCATCAATGGGATACGGTGGCGAAATCGATACGATATATAGAGGAGCAGACCCGATTGCCGTTTTCGCAGGATCATATTTTAGTGCAGCAAATACATGAATATTGTCTATCTGCGAGAGTAAGGTGGGTGACTCGGGTACACAGCTACGTAAACCTGCACAAAGAAGTCATTAAAAGCAGAAAACCTGTGCTGTATCACTCGATTCAAGAAGCCGTCCAACTCTACTCCAAGTATGCGGACTCGATCAGGGAGGATGACATTGCGGATTTTACGATGTACTTCGTGGCCAGCAGGAAAGGTCATCATCTGCAATTAAAAGAAAAAACCATTTTACTGTATATGAGTGATCCCGGCGTCATGAGATATGCCATGCTGAAGCTGCTGGATCATTTACAGGGACAAATAAAAATAGTTACAACCAACCAAGCTCAAGAAATGGCCCATCTTGTTGCTCATCAATATGTCGATGTCATTGTTACAACCTACAAGCATAACGAGGCTCTCCTCACGAATGAGGTCCCTGTCATTCAAGTTAGCCCATTACTCTCCAACTATGAAATCAATATGATTAAAGATACGCTGCAACTATAG
- a CDS encoding formate/nitrite transporter family protein: MEQQHALDQVEALALKKKAAWDSGKFQYLLRSILASMFIGFGIVVAFKTGNLFDEGASPFAYTAAAVTFGAAIILIGYAGGDLFTGNTFYFTFSTLRGATTWGDALKMWGASYAGNFIGAILFAVLLWGTGLFRQPHSNVFFYDVVAHKMDAPTLQLFFRAILCNWLVCMAFFIPMSLKGDGPKLFAMILFVYCFFISGFEHSIANMTSFAIALIMEHRPGISVHGALHNLIPVTFGNIIGGSVFMGLVYFYLEKVKT, encoded by the coding sequence ATGGAACAGCAGCATGCATTAGATCAGGTGGAGGCCTTGGCATTAAAAAAGAAGGCGGCGTGGGACTCCGGCAAGTTCCAGTATCTGCTTCGTTCTATCCTGGCAAGTATGTTTATCGGGTTCGGCATTGTTGTTGCGTTTAAGACCGGCAATCTGTTCGACGAAGGCGCTTCGCCGTTTGCCTATACGGCAGCGGCTGTCACATTTGGCGCGGCTATTATTTTGATCGGTTACGCGGGCGGCGATTTGTTCACGGGAAATACCTTTTACTTTACCTTCTCTACGCTGCGCGGAGCGACGACCTGGGGGGACGCACTTAAGATGTGGGGGGCCAGTTATGCGGGCAACTTTATTGGCGCGATCCTCTTCGCTGTCCTCTTATGGGGCACCGGATTATTCCGTCAACCGCACAGCAATGTGTTTTTCTATGATGTCGTTGCACATAAGATGGACGCTCCAACGCTTCAGTTATTTTTCAGGGCAATCCTGTGCAATTGGCTGGTCTGCATGGCGTTCTTTATCCCGATGAGCCTCAAGGGGGACGGGCCGAAGCTGTTTGCCATGATTCTGTTTGTGTACTGTTTTTTCATTTCCGGATTTGAGCACAGCATCGCCAATATGACCTCATTTGCGATCGCCTTGATCATGGAGCACCGGCCCGGCATCTCCGTACACGGCGCCCTGCATAATCTGATCCCCGTCACCTTTGGCAATATCATCGGGGGAAGCGTCTTTATGGGATTGGTATATTTTTACCTGGAAAAAGTGAAAACATAA